In the Afipia sp. GAS231 genome, TCGACATCGCGCAGGCTCAGGCTCCGGTTCACGCGAATCGACGCGAGATATTGGCCGAGCGTTAGTTTCGACGTGTTCCTTTCGTCCGGGGGGGAGAGCATGGCGGGAGGTCTCCTGCAAGCTATTGTTTCTATTATGATTCTACTCCAGTCACGCGGCATCGTCAAGCGCGCAAAGAAATTGCTTGATATTCTTAGCGCGCTATGTAATATTGGAGTCGTAGAAGGGCGCGGTGCCTGGATACGTCCGATATGGAGAACATAACATGACTGACAACCTCGAAGACAGGAGCGCCGACCCCGGCGTGGAAGAGGTGCTCGACGAGATCATCGATCTCGAAGAGTACGCCAAGCTGGGCAAGCGCCCGCCGCTCTCAAAGGGCTACCGCATCCTCGTGAACGGCGACCCGTTCGTGGTGAACGAGCCGAACCCGACCGGTCGCGCCATCCTGACCCTCGCGGGTCTGCTGCCCGCCGAGCACTACACGCTCCGCATCAAACTTGCGGGCGAGAAACCGCAGAAGGTTGGGCTCGACGAGCACGTCGACCTCCGCCGCCCGGGTGTGGAGAAGTTCAAGGCGCTGCCGCGTGATCAGACGGAGGGATGAGCTATGACCCTCCGTCGTCAGTTTGACCTGCTGCCCATCGACCGGGATTTTCTCGACGAATACGGCCTGCCGTGGGAAACGATCGTGGATGGCTCCCAGTGGGTGCTGCTCCACGATTTCCCGACGCCGCGCGGCTACAACCACGCGACGGTGACGGCGGCCATCCGGATCGAGACCGGCTACCCGAACACCGAACTTAACATGGTGTATTTCTTTCCAGCCCTCGCACGGGCGGACGGAAAGCCGATCGGGGCGACCGAGGCGCCGCAGCCACTCGACGGAAAAACCTACCAGCGCTGGTCCCGCCACCGCACGGGCGCGAACCCGTGGAAGATCGGGCGCGATCACATCGGGACGCATGTCATCCTGATCGAAGACTGGCTTGACCGGGAGTTCGAGAAATGACCGCTCCCGTTACCCTGGCCTTCTCAGGCGACCAGCACGAGCACTTGAAGAGTTTCCTGTTCCCCGGCGACGGAAACGAAGCCGTCGCGATCTTGCTTTGCGGCAGCCGCGCGGGCGACCGCAGCCATCGGCTCGTCGTGCGCGAGATTCACGGCATCCCATACGAGGATTGCTCAGAACGGACCCCGATGCGGGTTACTTGGCCACCGGACTATATTGCTCCAATGCTCGACCGCGCTGCCGCCGAAGGGCTGACGGTCGTTAAGGTTCACAGCCATCCCGGCGGCTATGCCGCCTTCTCGATGACGGATGACAAGGGCGACGAACGGCTGTTGCCGATGATCCGAGGATGGGTCGAGGCGGATGTGCCGCATGGCAGCGCCGTGATGTTGCCGGACGGCCAGATGTTCGGGCGCGTCTTGAACGCGACCGGCGGATTCGATCCGATCTATTGCATCAGTGTCGCGGGAGACGATCTGCACTTTTGGTACGCGGACGTTGGCAGCATCGAACTGCCGAACTTCGTCGCCTCGCATGCGCAGGCATTCGACAAGGGCACGATCGAGCGCTTGCGTCGGTTGTCGTTCGCGGTCATCGGCGCGTCGGGGACGGGCAGCCCAACCATTGAACAACTTATGAGGCTCGGTGCCGCCCTGATTGTCGGTGTCGATGACGATCACATGGAGGAGCGCAACGTCAACCGCATCCTGAACTCGACCATGGATGACGTGAAGAACGAGCGCCCGAAGGTTGAAGTTCTTGCCGATGCGGTCGAACGGACCGGCCTCGGCACCCGGTTCATTCCTTTAAAGAAAAATCTGTGGGACCCGGAGGTCATCCGCGAAGTCGCTCAATGTGACATCATCTTCGGCTGCATGGACACGGTGGACGGGCGGTATCTTCTCAACGCCATCGCTTCCTACTATTCGATTCCTTACCTCGATATCGGCGTGCGCCTCGACGCGACCAAGGTTTTCGACGGCGTGGCTCACATCCGTGAAGTTTGCGGCACCGTGAACTATTTGCGCCCTGGCCGGTCCAGTCTTGTCAGCCGGGGACTGTTTACGATGAGCGACGTCGCCGCTGCCGGTTTGCGCCGGAATGACCCGACTGCTCACGACCGGCAGGTGGAGGATGGATATATCAGGGGCGTGGCCGGCCACCGGCCCGCTGTAATCAGCGTCAACATGTTTGCCTCGGCGCTCGCCGTAAACGAAATGCTTGCGCGCCTGCATCCCTACCGTGAGGAGCCGAACGGCGCGTATGCCGCCGTCACGTTTAGCCTTGCGAGCATGGAACTCATCTACGACCCTGAAGAGGGAATTTGCGATATGCTGGGCGCGAAGGTTGGCTTCGGCGATACCACGCCACTCCTGGGGCTGATAGAGCTCGCGGAAAGGCGAAAGGCGTGAACAGGTTTCGTCGCTTTCTGCTGAATACATATGGCCGAGCAGACCGGTTTCTGCGGGGCGCATACGGGCGTATCCATAATTGGATCGTCCCGCCGTATCCGACCTTGTTCGTGGAAGACACCCTTCCCAAGCAATTGAAGCGCCGAACCCTCTACATCGTCGAGGAGGACGGTTTCCAAGAGCAGGCAGCAATGATCTGCCCCTGCGGTTGCCGCTCTGTTTTACATATGAATCTTCTCCCTGATGAACGCCCTTGCTGGCGTGTCACACGCCATGACGACGGGACTGCCACTCTCCATCCCTCGGTCTGGAGGAAGAAGGCATGCGGCTCGCATTTTTGGTTTCGAAATGGCCGCGTCGTATGGTGCTAGTCGAACGATGCAACCCTCAAGGAACGCGTCGCCGCTGTAAAAGCGAGCGGGACGTCGCGCAGGTCGCATTCGACCGTGCCCTCGCTGAAACGCGCCCCGAGGCGCGGATCACTCAGGAGAAGATCGCTGAATTCGTCGAGGTGACGGTCGCACGCTGGTTGACGGTCAGCGTGTCGTCGCTCGAGGTCAGTTCAGTCTCGCCCGGATTTTTTTATCCGTTATGCGGAGACAGCAATGCGCCGAATCGCAAAATTGATCCGGGCAAGAATTTGTCTCATATTCCCAACGGTATCACCTCCGTCGGGACAGGACTGACATGCCTGGGGATTTACGCGACCTGATAATGGCGTCGTTCGACGCGGCTGCTGCCGAGACGTGGAGCAAATTCACACTGGGCGAAGCAGACAAGCTCGCATTGCGTGAGGCTGCGCTTAAGGTCTTGGGCTTTTTCCCGGGCCGGATGGCAGGCCAGTGCGCGTTGATGAGCGCCGCGTATTCGATTGCGCTTGAAAAGTTCGGCACCCAGCCGGGTTACGTCGTGGCCGGTTCGCTCTACATCGGTGACAAGCGCATCTTCGGCGAAGGCAAAGAGTTTGACGGCAAGGCGCTATTCTCGAAGTCGAACCCGGACTGGAATGGCCACGCGTGGATCGTTTACGGCGATTACCTTGCGGATGTGTCGGTGTTCCGCACTGCTGACGGCGGGAGTCCGCGGTTGCTGTCGAGACACATAGCCAAGGAATACGGTCGGGGACGTGGGTTCTGCGCGTGGCCTACGACCGGAACGGACCCGAACGGTCTGCGATACGTGCCCCAATATGTGCTGATGCAAGATCAGGTTGACGCGCTGATGCGTGGCGCGCTCGCCATGATCGACGAGATGAACGTCAAGCGAGGTAGTAGATGAGTGATGATGCGAACCTCTTCGTCTTCTATCGGACCGATGATCTCGTGGCGGCCAAAAATGCGGCGTACCTCGTGGAGGGCGGAAAGCCGGTAGAGTTACAACAAGGTTGGAGTTTTAGGGTCGATCCACCGCACACGACCGGCATGCAACGCCACGTGCATGTCATGCTGAGAACCAACGACGTTTCGATCATAAACCGCGATGGCACTCAGAGCCACGGGACTACGCGGGACAAGGTACCGAACTGGGTTATCAACAAGATCAAGGCAAAGGGTCTCGTAGAGAGCACCTATATCATCGAAGCCAATACTCTTCCGCCTGTCCTGGTGCCGGCATTCACAATCGGCACAGCCGAGGCACACTGGCACCTGTCGCTCACTGCCAGACGGTGAATTCGTCTATCCCCGAGCGCCTTGAGACAGGCATTCTCTATGTGTCGATGGAATCCGCGACATCACGTTCCCGTCAGCTCGATTGTGTAGCGGTCGGCCGAGCGGGTCGCCCGGCGGATCGGGACGCGCGGGTACTGCGACGCCAGCAACACTTCGAGCTGCTTCCGGTAGTCGTAGTCCATACGCTCGCCCATGATGATTCCGCGGAGAGCTTCTACCGGGATTTCAAGCTGTACGGGTTCAGCACCGCCGTCGGTCGCCTGAAGCAGAAGACGCTGCTCGCCCTCGTATCGCCATTCAACCGGTTTCGTCGCAAAGACCCTGCGCCAGATCGCAGTCATGTTGGCGTGGGCCTGAAGCGAAGCTTCTTCATAGCTGTCGCGTTCGGGCGCAGATATTGCGCCGCCAGCACCTCGATCATGATCGTAAACGCACATGCCGTGAAAATCCCACTGATCCTCGGCGACGGCGTACACGAAGCTGTCGGCGTGTTGCGGAGCCTCTACGTATTCTACCGGCGTGAGGAAAACCCGCTCGTCGGCTTTCTGTACAAGCGCATCATCGAACTCGGCACAGAATCCGCGCATGCCGTCGGCATAGTGCGACCACATGAGGAGATTGTCGGGCGCCGACGCGAAACAGGCAATGCGGACATGATCCATCAGGGTTTGAAAGTCCGGTGCCGCATCGACGAGAGATTCGAAATATGCGCGACAGTCTTCTTCGTCGTGCGGCTCGCCGTCGGGGAAACCCCACTCTGCTACGGCTGCCCTGAACCGGTTAGGCTCGGCATTCCGATCGGGAATGCCCGAACTGATGTTGCACCAAAACTCGAACGGGTCGTTGAAGTCGGTGTAGTGGCGGCAATAGAAGGAATGACGCCGAAGGTTTTCGAGCGAGTACCGGTTTGGCGGATAATACTTGTAAAGGGTCACGGCTGGAGGTTCAGAAGACGAAGATCGGCAAGGAAGCTTTCGAAGGTCAAGAGGTGCGGCTTGACCTCTTTCGGATAGGAGTCCTGCACGTCCTTTGGCACGATGAGCTGGACGCCGGCCTCCTGCATCTCACGGAATTGCGCTTCGGAAACGCCTTCCTGAAGCGTGATCAGATGTTTCAGCCTGATGCGGTCGGCTTCATTGATGATCTGCCTCCAGCGGTCCTTGCAGGTCGTCTTCGCCGCAAGCATGCGCAGGTTTGCGTCAGGAAATGACTTGTCATCGTAAGCGGCCTTCGAGGGAAACAGAAAGTCCGGTCGCTTGCTCACTTCGATGACTGGCTTGTGCGTAAAATGCTCGCCCGCTTTCAGGCCTTCCTCAAGAAAAATCTCGCGCACATGAAATTCCAGCGAGTTGCCTGACCGTGACTTGCGGCTCTGCAGGATCGACTGCGCGAGGCCGAGAAACGGTTCGATAGCGTTGAAGCCCTGCTGGATGCGCGGCAGAAAGAAAGCTTCCTCAATGCTGCGGAAGACTTCGTATTCGCAATCGCGGCGCCGCATCAGGCGGACGTCTATGCTGATTTCCTTCAAGGGACGAAGTTCGATGGCCTTGCGGATGACATCTTCGCCTTTTGGAAATTTCACCAGCCAAGAGGGCGGTATCTCTTTGGCCTGAAGCCAGCAGCTTGCGCGGGTTTCCGGCGTGGCCTCGTCAAACAGATCGCCCGGCGGCAGGCTCCCGGGTTCCCAGATGCGGAATTCCTTCGGCTCAACCGGACCAAGACGGTCTTCAAAGACATCTTCTTCAACCTCGTCGCGGCAAACCCACGTGTGGCATTCCGTGGCGGCGCCTTCGTCGTCAAGCACGAAGGCGAACACGGCAAGCGCGCCTGTACTTTCAGGATCGAGAAGCGCGGACTGCCCACCCCCGAAGCCAGTCAGCCGGCATTCGTTACGCGTGCCGCCCCGCATCTTGTTGTTGTACCAGACCGCGCGAACCGTTCGGTGGTCGGAATGCGAGTCGATATAGAGTTCGAAACGTTGGTCCGGATTCTCCTCCTCAGGTTTGCGGACCGAGGGAAACATCCGGAAGAGAAAATCTTTCGGAATATAGGGGCCCGCCTGATGTGAATGCGTTGCAAGCGTGTCATTGCCGGAAAGTCGCTTGGCGTACCAGACGTATCCCGGCTTTCCGAAGTCTGCGATCCAGTCGGTAACGTCTGCAACGGCCATCAGGCGCCCCTGATTTCGCCGGTTCGCCGGCGGGAACGGAGCCAATTTGCTGCACGGGCTGCAACCTTCAGCGGTGCATCAGGCCCTGCGCCGCGAATTGCGCACTCCCAGACGGTGAGATGACGCCATCCCTCTTCTTCAAGCTTTGCCATGACGATTTCGTCGCGCGCACGGTTACGATCGATCTTCGCTTTCCAGAAATCGGTTCGTGTCTGCGGCAAACGGAAGAAGCGGCAGTCATGGCCGTGCCAGAAACAGCCATGCACGAATACGGCGGCGTTGAGTGCGGGAAATGCCATGTCCGGTTTGCCGGGAATAGTTTTAGCGTGCAGCGTGTAACGAAATCCGGCCCGGTGCAACGCCTTTCGCAAAACGAGTTCGGGACGCGTGTTTTTGCTGCGTATGCCGGACATCATCCGGCTTCGCGTGGCGGCGTCTACGATGTCAGGCACGCTTCCCGGCCCTTGCAGGCTTCTCCGCCTCGATAGCCGCGAGGATGTGCGGCTCCATGTGGCGGGCGACGGCTTCAGCGACCGGCACCACGACGGCGTTACCGAACTGCTTGTAGGCTTGGGTATCGGAGACGACGATCTTGAAGTCCGCCTTGCCGGGTTTCTCGAAGCCCATCAGGCGCGCGCATTCGCGCGGGGTCAACCGGCGCGGATTGGAGCCTTTCTGCCGGATCAGAATTTCAGAGCCGTCCTTATAATAACGGGCCGAGAGAGTACGGGCGACGTTGTCCGGTCCGAACAGCCCATAGCCAAAACCGTTACCCGCGGCCTGATGCTTTTCGGCATACGCCTTGAGATAG is a window encoding:
- a CDS encoding multiubiquitin domain-containing protein; its protein translation is MTDNLEDRSADPGVEEVLDEIIDLEEYAKLGKRPPLSKGYRILVNGDPFVVNEPNPTGRAILTLAGLLPAEHYTLRIKLAGEKPQKVGLDEHVDLRRPGVEKFKALPRDQTEG
- a CDS encoding E2/UBC family protein, yielding MTLRRQFDLLPIDRDFLDEYGLPWETIVDGSQWVLLHDFPTPRGYNHATVTAAIRIETGYPNTELNMVYFFPALARADGKPIGATEAPQPLDGKTYQRWSRHRTGANPWKIGRDHIGTHVILIEDWLDREFEK
- a CDS encoding ThiF family adenylyltransferase produces the protein MTAPVTLAFSGDQHEHLKSFLFPGDGNEAVAILLCGSRAGDRSHRLVVREIHGIPYEDCSERTPMRVTWPPDYIAPMLDRAAAEGLTVVKVHSHPGGYAAFSMTDDKGDERLLPMIRGWVEADVPHGSAVMLPDGQMFGRVLNATGGFDPIYCISVAGDDLHFWYADVGSIELPNFVASHAQAFDKGTIERLRRLSFAVIGASGTGSPTIEQLMRLGAALIVGVDDDHMEERNVNRILNSTMDDVKNERPKVEVLADAVERTGLGTRFIPLKKNLWDPEVIREVAQCDIIFGCMDTVDGRYLLNAIASYYSIPYLDIGVRLDATKVFDGVAHIREVCGTVNYLRPGRSSLVSRGLFTMSDVAAAGLRRNDPTAHDRQVEDGYIRGVAGHRPAVISVNMFASALAVNEMLARLHPYREEPNGAYAAVTFSLASMELIYDPEEGICDMLGAKVGFGDTTPLLGLIELAERRKA
- a CDS encoding DUF6527 family protein, with translation MNLLPDERPCWRVTRHDDGTATLHPSVWRKKACGSHFWFRNGRVVWC
- a CDS encoding DUF2971 domain-containing protein, translated to MTLYKYYPPNRYSLENLRRHSFYCRHYTDFNDPFEFWCNISSGIPDRNAEPNRFRAAVAEWGFPDGEPHDEEDCRAYFESLVDAAPDFQTLMDHVRIACFASAPDNLLMWSHYADGMRGFCAEFDDALVQKADERVFLTPVEYVEAPQHADSFVYAVAEDQWDFHGMCVYDHDRGAGGAISAPERDSYEEASLQAHANMTAIWRRVFATKPVEWRYEGEQRLLLQATDGGAEPVQLEIPVEALRGIIMGERMDYDYRKQLEVLLASQYPRVPIRRATRSADRYTIELTGT
- a CDS encoding type II restriction endonuclease; translation: MAVADVTDWIADFGKPGYVWYAKRLSGNDTLATHSHQAGPYIPKDFLFRMFPSVRKPEEENPDQRFELYIDSHSDHRTVRAVWYNNKMRGGTRNECRLTGFGGGQSALLDPESTGALAVFAFVLDDEGAATECHTWVCRDEVEEDVFEDRLGPVEPKEFRIWEPGSLPPGDLFDEATPETRASCWLQAKEIPPSWLVKFPKGEDVIRKAIELRPLKEISIDVRLMRRRDCEYEVFRSIEEAFFLPRIQQGFNAIEPFLGLAQSILQSRKSRSGNSLEFHVREIFLEEGLKAGEHFTHKPVIEVSKRPDFLFPSKAAYDDKSFPDANLRMLAAKTTCKDRWRQIINEADRIRLKHLITLQEGVSEAQFREMQEAGVQLIVPKDVQDSYPKEVKPHLLTFESFLADLRLLNLQP
- a CDS encoding very short patch repair endonuclease, producing MSGIRSKNTRPELVLRKALHRAGFRYTLHAKTIPGKPDMAFPALNAAVFVHGCFWHGHDCRFFRLPQTRTDFWKAKIDRNRARDEIVMAKLEEEGWRHLTVWECAIRGAGPDAPLKVAARAANWLRSRRRTGEIRGA